From Hemibagrus wyckioides isolate EC202008001 linkage group LG11, SWU_Hwy_1.0, whole genome shotgun sequence:
ggtggaataaccccgatttgcatgagttttggctccatgctctccaccagtttttcacattgctgttggggaactttataccactctttttgaagaaaaaaaataaaaaatcaaacagctcagctttgcttgatggtttgtgaccatccatcttcctcttgatgacattccagaggttttcagtatggttcaaatctggagattgggcagtggtctcttttttttttttcttttttttttccagagctgtatattacTCTTGTATAAAAGCATGCAAAACTCAAAGTAAAGATGTTtgaaattaatttcattttaacaaaaaaaagtatgattGAGACATCACCAAGAATGATAGACCTTATTCTTGGTCCTACTCTTAGTCTGCTGTGGAAATGGCACTTAATAACTGATTGAATTTTGATAGTGTGAAACAGATTTCTATCATTATTCACAGTAAATGTACAGAGTGCttaattttgtttctttcttcagcTTGCCAATGTTGGTGGTCTTGAAGAGCGCCTTGTGGCCCTGGAAGATGCCTATGCCAAAGCACAAAGACAGGTTGAGCTCGCCCTCGCCACATCTGAACAAATCAAGGAAAAAGACCTGCAAAGTAAAGTGTGGTCTCTGCAAACTGAGATGAATGACAAACTGGCAGAACTCCAGCAGAACACTATTTCCATTGCTGCTCTGAATGCCATCATTAAGAACAAGAGTATCGAGTTCGAGGTTGTGAAGCAGAGCGTCAACACTATGTTGAGTGCTAATGCAGAACTAGCCATCCAGATTGCTGGGTTTTCTAGCACACTTTCAGTGACTAAGTTACGCATGGATGAGCAGATCTCTGTTGTGGATGGTCTGATGTCTCAGTTAGAGGGTCAAAAGAAGGAAATCAATGAAATAAAAGACTTATTTTCCAGTAACCAGGAATCACTTGCTGTAAATGCACAGGAGTTGATGGATATCAAGTGAGTAGAAAAATGTCCTCAATGTCTCaagttattaataaataaaaaaaatttaaatatacatacatttgcataaagcattaaaaaatgaacagtttatatttaaaaagtatttttaaatgaaatgtgtaTATTGCATTTTAACTGCATTATTTGTCTGTCAGAGAGCTGCTAGAATCTGAGCAAATTAAACGGATACAAAAGCTTGAGAAGCAGCTGAAGTCACTGTATAAGCGTCTGGAAGATCATCAGACGAATACAGAGAGTCTCCATTTCCACCTCGCAGCCCAGTTGGAGGCTTTACAGATAAAGGTACAAGCAGCGCTGGCatctattatataaaaaaaatttcaagtaTGTTCTATTCACATAGTTTTCCTCTGGATTCCTCTTACTTGTCAAATAACATGGCAGTAGTTGGTATGGCTACGCTAAACTACCTCActatgtgaatgagtgtgtgagtgtatggtgctGTGCAGTTGATTGTTGTCCCATCAGGCATGTTCCTCATAGCCAGTGTTCCTGCTATAGGCAGCAAGTATTCCACAACTCTCACTAGGTTAaatcagttactgaagatgaattaatataaattaaataatgctACAACACTCCCTGGATGTCCTGAACCACATACAATGCTTGAGTTCAGGAAAAGctgatggataaaaaaaaaataataataatttgaagaATTTAAGCATGGCTTACCAGACAAATGCATTGCCTAATTGTAAGCTCTTTCTTGTGGCACATTTCAGTTTTTGCCTGGAGTTCAGCAATCCAGCAGAGCTGAAGAGGAATTTCAGGGTGAAGAACAGATCATAGAATCAGACAATCTAGAGAGAAAAGCAACAGAAAAAGAGTTGGATaaagctgaagaagaagaatttgaAGAAGAGGCAGATAGAGAAGAAGACACAGCAAAAGAAGATGATGAATTTATTACAGAGCCAGAAGCAGTTGATGAAGTTGAAGCAAGTGACTGGCCAGTGGAGGAACCTCTGAAAGAGATCCAAACTCCTTCAGAGGAACTGGACACTGAAATTGAAGAGGATGTTGCTGAGGAACAAGTAGATGCGGATATTACAGAAGACATGGCGACTTTAAATGAGGCACACATGGTCACGAATGAAAAAGAGGAGATTGTTGTAAATGAGATCCAGAAAGCTTTGGAGGATTCAGATCATGTGTCTGTTGAAACAGAGGGGATTATGAATAAGAAAGTGGAGGTACCTGATGGAGAAGAGAGTAAAATTCATTTAGAGGAAGCAAACATGGACACAAGCAAAACAGAGAGGCAAACTGAGGTGCCAGATGCAGAAGAGGTCCAGACTCCTTTAAATGATTCAATTACCACCACTACTGAAACCGTGGAAACTGCTGTTGAAAAGCAAGAAGAGTTAACTGAAGCACAGGAAATGGAGACAGATTCAGAGGAAACAGAAATGTTCTCAAATATAATTGAGGATTTTAGTGAGGAACATGCTGAGCATACTGCAGGGGAAATCCACAGTGGTACAAATAAGATATCAACTGCCGAAATTAAGATGCAGGATAATGGGAATGCAGAGCAAGAATCTGGGACTACTGCAGAGGAGATTCAGATTACTTCAGATGAGACAGACATGGCCAAAAATGGGAATGTAGACAATCAAATGACAGATGCTGTCCCAGCTGAGATTGAGCAGGAAgcagaggagcaggaggagctTACAATAGCGTCTGCCAAAGAATCAGTCtcaaaaaaatcagtaaaagaAGTGTAATGGCAAAAGGAGGAACATGCAAAAGGAAAACTAGTTCTCGTCATTTTCTCACATTACATTTAATGATTCTTGTATGAAAGTTTGTTCTTTCTATACTCTTTGTAACAGTAAAAAGGTTTTTACAGAGCTCTACAGCAGTGATTTTCTATCTGTTTATTCTATCCAAGTATTATCTATCCAATGAACCTTTAAGTTCATTGAAGAATCCagttttttttctaagtgtCCACTGAtagtttgattaaaaaaagattactTGAAAGTTGTTGTACAGTTCTTAAGTCAGATTGTAAGTTGGAAACACTAGATGAAGCTGTATTTAGCTggttttagttatttttattcctctctctAAAATAAGCTCATACCATTTTTCTAAACAAAAAGAAGTTTCTTTTACTTCAGAGATGCTATATATGTTCATTCAAATGTTCCTTTCTAACACTagtctttttaaataaactagATTTGACATTTTATACTACTTCTCCTGTCCCCACCCCTCTGTCCCTACTCTTCTGTCTTTCTGCGGTTGTCATTTGATATGGGACACCACTTGTTTATTTACAGCAGTGAGGTCATGGGGTTACTGCCTCATACAGAGCTTGCcgttgtgcatgtgtgtctgatgaCTTATCAAATATCTTCAAGTATAGTGGTGGCTTCAtatacaggatttttttttttatcaatccCCAGCTgatggtcaaaaagtgcaaagCTGATTTTCATCCACAGGTCATCAATCTCAGTACGTTTATTAAAGCAGTCTTCTTCAGAAAGGATTAGTGTGGGAGCAGGTTTTCATTGCAACCAAGCAGAATCAACTGATTAAAACAGGTGGCATCAAGTATAGCTCCTCCTTGATTGGGATGAAAACCAGCACCCACACCAGCCTTTTATAGATAACACTGGACACCCCTGTTTTAATGAGTGTCTCATGACATCTTTTGACATAAGATATAAACTAAAAACTAGAAAATTGGAGACAAATAGGAGAAATATGCTGTTTTGTTTTAGCAACATGTGCTGTTATATACAAGTGAGtgcatttctatttttatgCCTGTAGAGGTGGCTGTAAGTCCCTCAGAAAGTTATCAATGAACTGTTGTTGCTGGTGTAGTGAAAAATGAAACATGACTGCATGTAGGAGTACAGGCATGGTGCCTCACAGCTTGAGGGTCCTGGGTTTGAtattgagctcaggttactgtctgtgtgctaTGGAAATTCAGGGTTTGGGTTTACTCCCAACTCCAAAAATATGCCATGCTTAACTtgcttgtgtgtgagagtgagagaaagagagagagattgatttcCTGCAGTGGCATGGGGTGCCATCAATTGTGTATTCCTTCCTCACATCCAGTGAAACTAAGcgtttactaaaaaaaaaaataaatgcatttaggAGAAACCTATAGTCTATAGTCCCACAGGTTTCTACATAAGAGAAGTAAACATTCCTCcgctataaataaatgtgatataaacatGGTATTATGAATTATAATTTCCCTCTGCAATTAAGTGACACATTTCAAAAAGTCAAACCAGAAGCACTATCTTTTGTGTTTTAATCATAGTGGATTGTAAAACTAAACATTTTTGTTcccttaaataaaaatacaagaaaaatgtaaataataataaaaaataataacctaTAGCTCttttaatgaatatatttttctgGTATAAAGCATATTTGGcatgtttatgttgtttatttttgtatctcttTTTAAGGCCCCTCTTGTCCGTCTTGttttgatcagtgtgtgtgtgtgtgtgtctattttttAGGACAAGAATTGctcaaaacactacacacttgtTTGTATGAATATTATCTTACCCTTGTAATCATAAAAAACTATGTTTAATAAATTACGTATGCGCACGCGCACTTCTATTTTGCACGCTTCACTGTTTAAAATTGTTCTTCGGTATTATTTCTTAAAATTTGTTTAATTCTGGGAACATTTCTCCgcacaaaataaatcattacacAACATGCAACCTATAGTTTTCTGCTGGAGGCAGAAAAATATttagtaattaataaataattattataaaataattgataaataataattatttattctgAAAGTGGATTAATAATTAAGACAAATCATTAGAATAGGAGAATATTATTCAGTCCTCCGCGGATTGCAGTTTGAAGGCGCTGAAATGCAGCTCACATCCCAAATAACCTCTGACTTCCTACATACGAGCACTACATAGGGCATGAAGTAACAGCTAGTACTCCCTATAAGTGCACTACATGTCCTACAGGAAACCGGTTTGTATTCATCAGCTCTTCGGCGTTGCTTGCTTCACACACTGCGTGTTGTGTTGAAGATCATGTGAGACTGTAGGAGCAGGGCTTGCTCTCTCGCTTCACCGGTTTACCGGCAAGAAAAAGTATAAGCTCATGATATCAAGGGGGTCTCAATTTCTTTGGGGGGGATTTTGCGATATTAAATCAGTGGGTATTCTGTCTCTTATTAGGGAATGAGCGAGGAGAAAAGCCCGGATAGCTGCAGGAGAAACTCTGGGTGCACCAGGTGAGCTTCTCTTCGTACAGTTAGCCTGGTAGCTCTCACTGGTTTGCTAGCCTCGCTAAGCTAGCTAGCAGTTTTCCGTTCGTATTTTAATTACTGCAGTCCCCGAGGTGAAAAACGGACATGTCATTGGAAAATGTATTGTTTTACCCATCTGC
This genomic window contains:
- the zgc:66479 gene encoding ELKS/Rab6-interacting/CAST family member 1, yielding MARRRGKSSSKQDDNWLPLEAPLGQSSRGFNEYVIPGVLLLIIAVGGSGFGWVCSDHQQMIESLTETLASMQARINKLQQQLGPDNAQLANVGGLEERLVALEDAYAKAQRQVELALATSEQIKEKDLQSKVWSLQTEMNDKLAELQQNTISIAALNAIIKNKSIEFEVVKQSVNTMLSANAELAIQIAGFSSTLSVTKLRMDEQISVVDGLMSQLEGQKKEINEIKDLFSSNQESLAVNAQELMDIKELLESEQIKRIQKLEKQLKSLYKRLEDHQTNTESLHFHLAAQLEALQIKFLPGVQQSSRAEEEFQGEEQIIESDNLERKATEKELDKAEEEEFEEEADREEDTAKEDDEFITEPEAVDEVEASDWPVEEPLKEIQTPSEELDTEIEEDVAEEQVDADITEDMATLNEAHMVTNEKEEIVVNEIQKALEDSDHVSVETEGIMNKKVEVPDGEESKIHLEEANMDTSKTERQTEVPDAEEVQTPLNDSITTTTETVETAVEKQEELTEAQEMETDSEETEMFSNIIEDFSEEHAEHTAGEIHSGTNKISTAEIKMQDNGNAEQESGTTAEEIQITSDETDMAKNGNVDNQMTDAVPAEIEQEAEEQEELTIASAKESVSKKSVKEV